The sequence TACATATCGTGTTATCACGTCTGCGCTACAGTCATTGGTATATTTGTTTTCCAGAGCCGTTTCCAGTTTCCAATGTGGGAAAGGAAGTCCTAAATGTTTCTGCTGTAAGGCTGAACTGGTCCCGTCCTCAGGAGTACCACAATGGGATTTCCTACCGAGTATTAGTGTCCAACTGCACAGCAAACAGTAGGAACTTGTCTACTTCCTCTGAAAACATCACAGTACAAGACTTGCAGCCTGGCACCCTCTGTCAGTTCAGTGTATATAGTTTGGCCTGTGGCTTTCTGGGAGAACCAGTGAACACCTCTGTCCTCACAAGTACGTACTCCCACACACACTCCAACAAGGAgaataacacaaaaacacaaatactcCCTTTGATCCAAACAATCTGGGTAATTATTGCTCTTGAAGGgacactctctttctctctacaGAGCCCTCTATAGCGATTCCCAAACTAGATAATCAAGGCTCTAATCACTCAATCTTGGTGATGTGGGATCATCCTGTTGGTGGGCTCGACCGGTACATTCTGAACATCAGCAGTGAAGGATGGAGCAACTATACAGTTCTCAATAACACTGAACACAATCATACCTTCACTCAGCTAAAAGCAGCGACTGTCTACACAGTCACACTCACGACTGTCAATGCAGCCTTCCGGGAAACATCACTTCCATTAAACATGGCCACTTGTGAGTATTCAACCCCAAACTATAGTCAGGATTTCATGTGgcagactgttataaataaTCATGCACCATATTGGATTGTACTAGTGTTTATAGATTATGATTGTGTATGTTGCAGATCCAAACAGACCAGGAGAGATTAAGGATGTGTTAAAGAGCAATCATTCAGTGTTGTTTCAATGGGCTGAAGCTCAGAACATGACAGCTGGCAGCTTCAACTACAACCTGACCTACTGGTCCAGCTATAACACCAGCCCATATCTCACTTCTAATAACACTTTCCTTGTGGACGGCTTGCGATCTGGAACATCCTATAATGTTTCTGTGACTACTGTAGGGCCAATGGGTTTCCAGAGTGATTCTGTCACTTATCATGTAACCACCAGTAAGTTCAGCAAACATTTTGGGATCAATAAGTTTTTCTTAAAAGTAATTCCACAACATTCAGCAAGGtcacattaaaatgatcaaaagtgtgattaaagattaaagacttaaagatttccatttcaaataaatgctgtttttttgcagcaaGCACAATCGTTTTCAATATTtgtcataataataaaaaatgtggtacactttacaataaggttacattagttaactacattaattaacatgaactaagaataacattacttctacagcatttattaatctcagttactattaatttaaacatttactaatacattattaaaatcaaatgttgtatttgttaacattaattaatgcactgtgaactaacatgaacaaacgatgaacaacagtatttttattaaagattaataaatactgtaacaaatgtattgctcatggttagttcatatCAGTTAATAcaataactaatgttaacaaatgaaccttgtaaagtgttaccatcagtgatttctgaagggtcatgtgacactgatgactggagtaatggctgctgaaattacagatttgccatcacagcaataaattacatatttaaaaatattaaataaataagtaaaagtCACCTTCTATGTTCCACATAAGAAAGACATTCAATCAGGATGAAACAATGTGAGTAAATATTGACAAATTTGGGGTTAACTGTGCCTTTAAGATTTTCATAAAACTATCATGAATATGTGCATTGAAATCTCCTCAAGTCCTCATCCTTCCCTCTGCGTCTGTTTTCAGAGCCTAATCCTGTTCAAAACCTACAAGTTAATTTCAAAACAACAAATGCCATCTCTTTAGTTTGGGCAAGAGTGGAAGGTGTTCCGAAATATGTAGTGAGGGTGTACAGTGGCAAGGTAGAGAGCAACATGACCAGTACACATAATAGTGTGACGATTGTCGAACTGTTGCCTTCAACGCTCTATAACATCAGTGTGCAGAGCAGCACTTCTGACAACACAGAGGGAGATGCTGTGTGGCTGCAACCATGCACAGGTTAGTACAAACACACTATAAGCtgttatattttgtatatatactTTTCTTAAGATTCAAGACTCTATGAAATTTGCAGCATTCAGCATTAAGTTCTCTTGTGCTgtatgtgtaattttttttagcttcccctttaaaaatgatttaaaataagtaaTCAAGAAAATCCTTAGTCTGGTCAAGTTCATTAGAAATAGTTCTGAATGTCTTGATTCATTAAAGGGAAAGTAATATTGTCTTTGGTGTGTTTTGCTGTGTACAGATGCAGCACCAGTGAAAGAGGTGACCTGTATGGGTCCTAATTTAACCTTCCCAATGCTCACCCTCTCATGGAGCCGTCCTCCTGGTGACACCCAGACATTTGAAATCAAGCTGTTTAACTTTTCTAAAGAGTTAGAGAAAAATCAAACCACCAATCTAAACTATAACTTCTATGGACTCAAGTACAACACTCTGTACAATGCCACGCTTTTGACTCAAGGCTGTGGGAAGCAAAGCACAGTGAAGGAGATCTCCTGCAGGACCGGTTTCACAAGTAAGGAGAGTTatatctgttttgtattttgtttttatgtgggTGCACATCACATATTTCTTGTTTTCCTGTGTTTGTAGAACCTGTTACACCTAATATGACCGCAGTGAGTGTAACTGATACACAATACAACAAGTTTACTGTGAGTCTTGCTCAAGACATCTTTAAAGACACATATGGTCCGGTGATCCATTATGGTGTGCTTGTCTCCTCCGGCACAGATGGTATGTCTAATAAACCTTTTATGACTTTTGAGACTTTTATGTGTCTTCTTTTGTAATTCTCTAAAATTCTTTTATGGCTTATCTTTTGTATGTGTAACATTTTACTGCTATGTTAGTAATTGGGTAATGAAAAAATACTAATTTACGctacggttcaaaagtttgggctcagtaggatttttaaaatgtttttgaatggagtctcttatgcttgccaaagctgcatttatttgatcaaactaGAGTATAAACcgtaatattgtgaataataataagaataaatataattacaatttaaaataattgtatactattttaatacatttttaaaataatttattcctatgatgtcaaagctgaatttttagcattgtcataatcttcagtgtcacatgatccttcaggtATCTTTGTAATATGAttatttgctgcttaagaaacattttttattatcaaataaattaatatttttgtataattttttttctggattctttgaatagaaagttcaaaagaacagcgattatttaaaatggatcttttgtaacattataaatgtatttactgtcacttttgcaTCCTTATTGAATAAAAGtttcaatttctttaaaaacaacttttgaacggtagtgcatataattttattatattttatcaaAACGTGTTTGATCttaattttcctttttattgCTCTATTACTATTCTTTTTAGATGTATGATATGCTTgtcaatatataatatatcatataatatcatataatataGTAAAAAAGGAAATGAAAGTTAAAAACAGCTTTTGCAAATCCATGTATATTATAAAAAAGAAGAGTTGGATTGTAATCATTGTGTCTTTGGTGCACTAAATATGAGTTTTGCCTTCTGCAGGTTGCAGAAGGACTAAGTTGGATCAATGCCTGTTGAACACCTATGAGGATTGGAAAGCAGAGCGGTGCAATACATTCCTGGCTGCTGTCAAAAACACAGCAGGGTCTAGAAGTGTGCAGGACCAAACAATCATAATTGGAGATGAAAATGAGTGGAATAGTTACAAAAATGGAGAACTATATGCCAAAGGCAGTTACAAGTAAATCAATACACTTCCTATACTTTGCAATAACTTCAGTGCTGCGTACATTAAAACCATCATAACAGTGTTATGGATATTTCCATCGCTAAACTAAACTGAACTACTACTCTATGTTCCTAATGCTTCATAATGCTTCATAAAGTCTCCATATTCTGGAATACCGTGTTTAATCACACAACGCTATTATGTCTTCTGCATTATGTTGTCATGTGTTTGAATTTCTTGCAGTTTTGCTGTCGTCACTTTCACTCATCTGGAGATAAATAACAGTTTAGTGGATGTGTCTAATTCATACTACTCCATATCTGACTTTAGACCCATCACTCTGCCACAGAACCCAGGTAACCACTGGGAGACTTTCTCTCAAAATTTAAAGCGCTTACTACATTGCACCTGCGTTTTTCAGTAACACATCCCTGCTAATgtcacatgacattttttttgaTATGTGTAAATGACAAGCACATTCTCATTCAGGGCAAACAATTTccattttagttttgtttttttaattgactTGGTAACACAATAACTGTACCAACGAATGTGCACCCGAATGATTTGTTACTTATTCAGTATAATGAATGGATTTGGTCCATCATTTGGATAGTCTTTCCATCTGAAACTCTAGAGCCACAGTTGAAAAACTTTGGAgtgtatataaattatataaagtttGATCAACAATTCCATACGGTTTTATTTTTCTTGACTTGACTGAACTGATTAGTCTTTCTCCATCCTTCAGCGGTAATTCTAGGAGCAGCTGCAGGAAGCTGTGTTGCTGCTGTTCTTGTTGTAATCATCATCTGGGTTGTGGTTTGTAAACTGTAAGACATTTTACACATCTCATTCATAATTCTTGATGTTTAGAGTGTTTTAATGGTTTGATTTGGATTGTGTGTTGGAGATGATAGATTTAGAGAATTTAAGATGacttaaggcccgttcacactaagaacgataactatatatataacgataaatatataattctaaaaatcgttctaaataCAAAAGAATTTAAATggggaaggagaccagaggctgttttttgaatggatgtcaatggatgatAGGCCTCACTATgttgattaaacagcttttgtggggaaatcatcatttaattaatggacagcctgtttgctaatcttcagcatgtCTTACACTAAACGatactttcgttgggaactatatgtagattatattttttttaagagaaggcagactagggaatgttgtgactgatgtcactgccattagacgataggctgagaggtaccgcacgtgattaagtttcttttctccaatggtaagagatacagaccctcaaTCTCtggtttctagtaatcctgttgttttatcagggttggagcaaaactgtgcagagctgtggccctccaggaattgagtttgagaccactgataTAGAGAAACGATATCATCAGGATCACtttcacaatgtttttttttttttttttcaactgttgaatgataaaatactGACAGCCAACCAGAATAATCAAGGTATCTTCCGCTCATTCGTTTTTTGATTTAACATTGAAACCAGAAAAACAAGAgaactgcactttttttttcgtttttcatttttaaaaagaaaacgaaaaaaacaaaaaaattggcTTGATTTTCCATTTTTTCATTCGGGGGTTGGAAACTAGTGATGGGGAGTCGACTCCAAAAGAGTCGATTCCTCGACTCTGAATAGCCCCAGAGTCGGAGTCGACTCCAGCACAGGAATCGACTCTCGGTGTCGACTCTGTTGCTGTGTCCGGAATCGCTCACTTGTTTACTGATTCTCGAATCCATAGCCTACATAATGCATGGCAGTTAAGTGCATAATGTCTATGGTTAAGTGCACTAAGCAAGGAACAAAATGAAGCgatgaattcagacactgacgAATCGCATCAGAGAGCTCAGAGCTGTCGTAGAAACTTTGTCACATAGCCTACATTTTTGTAGCTTACTTTTAGATAACAGTAATAGTGACTTTAGTTTGTAACTATAACTCCGTGTCAGCTTTAGTATTGATGGTAGCTTATATTATTGCAATAAATATAGATTTGATATTCCATAGTTAACCGTGTTCATTAAACTAACTAaccatacataaaaataaaataaaaaactcacATCaacaataaacacattaataactgtacatgTATGCATTTTTATGTATAACTCTCGTGTCCAAGCACTTTTAAGACAATGATCATGTGTGTTTAGCGCCATCCGCCGACCATTATAATGAGATGAATTAATTAAAGAATCCCTGCTTTCTCGTTTATTTAATTCTGACATAATATTCGACCACAGATGTTTTTCATGACTTTTCTCTCAGTAAAAATAGGTATCGGCAATTAGCATTGATAGGCTACTCATCAATCATCTCTAAATTGGACTAATTTGGACAGCCTCGCTAAACGTGTGTTGTTTTAATGAGGGGATTTAAAGGCTTTGCGTCggggaaaaataaattaagtgtGTAAGGACTGCCATCTTGGCTTGTTTATGACCGTGTTTTGATATACATTAAGTAAATGGAGTAAATTCCATCGACTCCTACAGTGGGAGTCGGGAGTCGGAGTCGACTCCAAAAAACCTGGAATCGAACACCCCTATTGGAAACGAATAATCGGCTCGAATATTCGATCTGTACATGTGGGCGTGAATGAAAAgcctctttccgctgattggtcaaccagaaatcaaaccatgtcgtcatcagttgttcatcagttccgctcaacagaataaaagtccctcgctCTACAGCTGTACGATTCCTAACgcgtttattctacatttttTATCTCTTTCTTATCAAATAACCAGACTAGTGAATGGCTTGACACAAATCGTACTGGTGCAGAGTCAGGGCTTAATTCTATGTAGAAATAAATTAATCTACACGTGAAATATCAGTTtatctcataaatattaatttactttgcagctGCACAAAACTACCCCCTAGCCTACAACTTTGGCTcactgtctgttttatttaaaacagagcCGCACCGCTTTCTcctaaagcgcttgcgctcccgtggcgtctgtcgttgctatgcaaccatgaactgcgctcAAGGcagtttcagcaaaggataaattgatttctagcccttgcattagctctACTACTAGATCTATTTATGGAGATGCCATATAAAAACCagcctgtacagctatgatcagctgtccGGCTGAGCTTTCGATGTTTTTTTGTTACGAAAAGGCCGAAGCTGatcggttggttcttgtcacatgacctaagttgcgcttgcggcattctgcgCCTGGAAAACGCACCGCATGCGCGTCtctgccgcgcggctacatttgaataTATCGATATAAATATCGAATATGAGCGCGCAaaagacgcgatatgtgaacccCTAACgttagttatctttatagttatcgttcttggtgtgaacgggcctttaaaCTGGATAAAGTTTGGTGTGTAAACTTTGGCATTTATGCTCTCACTATCACAGGAAGCCAAAAAAAGATGTTCCTACTAGTGTTCCTATCCACTCGATAAGGTCAGTATACTGGTTTCCTCAAAACAACTTAATAAACACtggaaacaaacaaaagaaaacagccttttaatattttttgtttgtttgtttgtttgtttttttcctgcaGAAACAAAGTGTAAGTAATAATACATATTTGTCCACtctcattttttggtgcaaatattcataatttcactgaataatttttgttttttgtttgttttgttttttaatgggAAAGAATGTAAAATGTCTCATAATAGCAATGGTGATTTCCCAAACTTGAACATAagctctttttttctgtaaggtTTATGTTCATGTATTATTGTATTGGCATATCATAATATACTGCATTATGATATAATATACTGCATTATTATCTGAGGGGTTTTGTATAGTTCAAATGCATATTTTctatcacattttatttaatggtgTCACAGGAGTGATCCAATAAAGGTGGAGGATTATGAGGCTTACTACAGGAGGCAAAGGGCTGATTCCTTCTGTGGATTTGCTGAAGAATTTGAGGTGATTATTTCTTTGGTTTCTTTGTAGATTTACACCTGATcaactataataataaataatgattgACTGGCATTGCAAGTATTGCAACTAGATTTCCATACCACCATTACATCACCAttgtttttggtccaaaaactGTAGTAGCAATGTGTGATTGGTTTGATTTGACCATGTTGTGTTCCtcttcattcagaatcaaatgcttTATTACAGATGTTTAGTTATTTGTGTAAATATAGTAAAATCAAATGGCacagaaaataaatgtttgattaaataaatgtatatgtgtgtttgtaggATCTAAGGCCGGTTGGGATAAATCAGCCGAAGACTGTTGCTCTGGCCCCTGAAAACAAAGCCAAGAATCGTTATAACAATGTGCTGCCATGTAAGAACCTGTGTGTTTTACAACACTAAGTTCCCTCCACATCTAGTCTGTTCTGGACATATTTATAATGGTTCATGTCTTCTCAACAGACGATTCATCTCGTGTCAAGCTCTCTGTGCTCAGCAGCCCATTTGATGACTACATCAATGCCAGCTACATGCCGGTAGGAAAAACGACAAAAAAATATTAGCTTTTCACATAATTGTCACACTAactgtgtgattttttttttttttttttttttcagggttacACATCGAAGAAGGAGTTTATCGCAGCCCAAGGGCCACTGCCCTGCACTGTCAATGACTTCTGGAGACTGATCTGGGAGAAAAATGTGCAGACTATTGTCATGCTCACCAAATGCAACGAGCAGGGACGGGTACAGTATACATTCATACTTCACTTTATCTGTGAACTCACCTGCCGGAGCCTTCATTCTTCATGTTTCATTCAATTTTATTGTCAGATTCGGATACATGTCTTTACCAGCACCTAAATCGCTTGACCACTACATATTCAAAGTTCAATTCCTCATTCAGATTCTCGtctaaaaatgttgccataatGTTCCTCTCAGGTAAAATGTGAGGAATACTGGCCAGCAGAtgtaaatcattttaacaaTCTGACAGTGACGACTACTTCTGAGATCCCATTGGAGGACTGGACTTTACGTGACTTtgaagtgaaaaatgtaagtcTATATTAATATTAGAGATAGACCCATGATTCTGTAACACTAAATGACCACAAAAACAGTTTTGTcggtgttttaattttttatactGCTTTGGTGTATGTATGCATaacatatttatgatgaaaAATTATCATACATTTGAACAAAGTACATCACAGATTCTAAGAAGTCACAATTATCATAATTGGTATTATGTTTGTAATATCTTAGTGTTATGTCttaatttgtaacattatcatCATGTAGTGTAAAGTACTGTGTTAATGTTTTTGGATAAATGATTCCTGTCATGACAGGTGAAAACAGCAGAGACTCGATCAGTTCGTCACTTCCATTTCACCGCATGGCCAGACCATGGAGTTCCTGAGACCACTGAGCTTCTCATCAACTTCAGACACCTGGTGCGAGAACACATGGACCAGTACTCAAGACATTCACCCACTCTTGTGCACTGCAGGTACTTGAACAGTTCCTGAGCTCTCGAA is a genomic window of Megalobrama amblycephala isolate DHTTF-2021 linkage group LG3, ASM1881202v1, whole genome shotgun sequence containing:
- the ptprja gene encoding receptor-type tyrosine-protein phosphatase eta isoform X3, which translates into the protein MGQHYLLQASVFRAAVLFAVVVSIPHVYSDYPEPVSNLSVNSITVSSLNLSWILRNGISPYYRVAWDVNLLTTNQTFMQISQLAPGTKYIFNVTSVASDNRTEGRTVEISQNTIPAQVENITLLNSTNSSLTLAWTPPLGHVDSYEVSVSGAELKIITNSSVISNLTTGRVYNLTVTSVSGALKNISNIVQFATKPNPPEALSVSGQTNGSISLLWSKPLSMDGLNVSYEVSYRSSLSGVNLTLHQTTSLTATLTNLLSGSQYDIAVVTIGVKDLRSSLVNLTAYTVPNAVQNLVVSAVSTSSVNLMWLPPNGSSNLFSYSVSISSPDQTLSTTSNNYQITQLQPGTPYNCSVRTLIIVASISGPSQFIQCNTKPLPVTNLTASPVGTTEMRLSWFYQRNNKSSYLYNVSVNGERWKQTSNETTQISDLIPGNNYTFTVQAVVNGMISEPVAISAFTELGKASNISAVSTTQSIRVEWRPPAGTVSLYNVKILLNGIVLKTENRTNETTVVFSDLLPGTPYSVIVTSISGPIKQDSDSVLNATLPTPPGELRTERSTNSLSISWARPLNMSTVSHYFLLQYSNSTLISSSVNCSQNYSSLTGLSAGVPYSITVRTVGALGYLSSPQNLTAYTNPTAVSDVRVNGYTETSLTLSWQQRDVQQSGYSYMLAFTHPNGTFNQRTVNVTTVQLLSLQSASPYNISIFTQTADGTKSDPQFLTACTKPFPVSNVGKEVLNVSAVRLNWSRPQEYHNGISYRVLVSNCTANSRNLSTSSENITVQDLQPGTLCQFSVYSLACGFLGEPVNTSVLTKPSIAIPKLDNQGSNHSILVMWDHPVGGLDRYILNISSEGWSNYTVLNNTEHNHTFTQLKAATVYTVTLTTVNAAFRETSLPLNMATYPNRPGEIKDVLKSNHSVLFQWAEAQNMTAGSFNYNLTYWSSYNTSPYLTSNNTFLVDGLRSGTSYNVSVTTVGPMGFQSDSVTYHVTTKPNPVQNLQVNFKTTNAISLVWARVEGVPKYVVRVYSGKVESNMTSTHNSVTIVELLPSTLYNISVQSSTSDNTEGDAVWLQPCTDAAPVKEVTCMGPNLTFPMLTLSWSRPPGDTQTFEIKLFNFSKELEKNQTTNLNYNFYGLKYNTLYNATLLTQGCGKQSTVKEISCRTGFTKPVTPNMTAVSVTDTQYNKFTVSLAQDIFKDTYGPVIHYGVLVSSGTDGCRRTKLDQCLLNTYEDWKAERCNTFLAAVKNTAGSRSVQDQTIIIGDENEWNSYKNGELYAKGSYNFAVVTFTHLEINNSLVDVSNSYYSISDFRPITLPQNPAVILGAAAGSCVAAVLVVIIIWVVVCKLKPKKDVPTSVPIHSIRNKVSDPIKVEDYEAYYRRQRADSFCGFAEEFEDLRPVGINQPKTVALAPENKAKNRYNNVLPYDSSRVKLSVLSSPFDDYINASYMPGYTSKKEFIAAQGPLPCTVNDFWRLIWEKNVQTIVMLTKCNEQGRVKCEEYWPADVNHFNNLTVTTTSEIPLEDWTLRDFEVKNVKTAETRSVRHFHFTAWPDHGVPETTELLINFRHLVREHMDQYSRHSPTLVHCSAGVGRTGTFIAIDRLIFQIERDGLVDVYGIIHNLRMHRPLMVQTEDQYVFLNQCAMDIIKSRTGNNVDLIYQNTAALSIYENFEPLKKPKNGYHKA
- the ptprja gene encoding receptor-type tyrosine-protein phosphatase eta isoform X4 — its product is MGQHYLLQASVFRAAVLFAVVVSIPHVYSDCSLCQYKINPTTSDITIFVGDSSSCSVQNTNITKTQSSIIVTDLQPGNTYFFKINCSNACCCGNFSTFPAQVENITLLNSTNSSLTLAWTPPLGHVDSYEVSVSGAELKIITNSSVISNLTTGRVYNLTVTSVSGALKNISNIVQFATKPNPPEALSVSGQTNGSISLLWSKPLSMDGLNVSYEVSYRSSLSGVNLTLHQTTSLTATLTNLLSGSQYDIAVVTIGVKDLRSSLVNLTAYTVPNAVQNLVVSAVSTSSVNLMWLPPNGSSNLFSYSVSISSPDQTLSTTSNNYQITQLQPGTPYNCSVRTLIIVASISGPSQFIQCNTKPLPVTNLTASPVGTTEMRLSWFYQRNNKSSYLYNVSVNGERWKQTSNETTQISDLIPGNNYTFTVQAVVNGMISEPVAISAFTELGKASNISAVSTTQSIRVEWRPPAGTVSLYNVKILLNGIVLKTENRTNETTVVFSDLLPGTPYSVIVTSISGPIKQDSDSVLNATLPTPPGELRTERSTNSLSISWARPLNMSTVSHYFLLQYSNSTLISSSVNCSQNYSSLTGLSAGVPYSITVRTVGALGYLSSPQNLTAYTNPTAVSDVRVNGYTETSLTLSWQQRDVQQSGYSYMLAFTHPNGTFNQRTVNVTTVQLLSLQSASPYNISIFTQTADGTKSDPQFLTACTKPFPVSNVGKEVLNVSAVRLNWSRPQEYHNGISYRVLVSNCTANSRNLSTSSENITVQDLQPGTLCQFSVYSLACGFLGEPVNTSVLTKPSIAIPKLDNQGSNHSILVMWDHPVGGLDRYILNISSEGWSNYTVLNNTEHNHTFTQLKAATVYTVTLTTVNAAFRETSLPLNMATYPNRPGEIKDVLKSNHSVLFQWAEAQNMTAGSFNYNLTYWSSYNTSPYLTSNNTFLVDGLRSGTSYNVSVTTVGPMGFQSDSVTYHVTTKPNPVQNLQVNFKTTNAISLVWARVEGVPKYVVRVYSGKVESNMTSTHNSVTIVELLPSTLYNISVQSSTSDNTEGDAVWLQPCTDAAPVKEVTCMGPNLTFPMLTLSWSRPPGDTQTFEIKLFNFSKELEKNQTTNLNYNFYGLKYNTLYNATLLTQGCGKQSTVKEISCRTGFTKPVTPNMTAVSVTDTQYNKFTVSLAQDIFKDTYGPVIHYGVLVSSGTDGCRRTKLDQCLLNTYEDWKAERCNTFLAAVKNTAGSRSVQDQTIIIGDENEWNSYKNGELYAKGSYNFAVVTFTHLEINNSLVDVSNSYYSISDFRPITLPQNPAVILGAAAGSCVAAVLVVIIIWVVVCKLKPKKDVPTSVPIHSIRNKVSDPIKVEDYEAYYRRQRADSFCGFAEEFEDLRPVGINQPKTVALAPENKAKNRYNNVLPYDSSRVKLSVLSSPFDDYINASYMPGYTSKKEFIAAQGPLPCTVNDFWRLIWEKNVQTIVMLTKCNEQGRVKCEEYWPADVNHFNNLTVTTTSEIPLEDWTLRDFEVKNVKTAETRSVRHFHFTAWPDHGVPETTELLINFRHLVREHMDQYSRHSPTLVHCSAGVGRTGTFIAIDRLIFQIERDGLVDVYGIIHNLRMHRPLMVQTEDQYVFLNQCAMDIIKSRTGNNVDLIYQNTAALSIYENFEPLKKPKNGYHKA
- the ptprja gene encoding receptor-type tyrosine-protein phosphatase eta isoform X5, which translates into the protein MGQHYLLQASVFRAAVLFAVVVSIPHVYSDFPAQVENITLLNSTNSSLTLAWTPPLGHVDSYEVSVSGAELKIITNSSVISNLTTGRVYNLTVTSVSGALKNISNIVQFATKPNPPEALSVSGQTNGSISLLWSKPLSMDGLNVSYEVSYRSSLSGVNLTLHQTTSLTATLTNLLSGSQYDIAVVTIGVKDLRSSLVNLTAYTVPNAVQNLVVSAVSTSSVNLMWLPPNGSSNLFSYSVSISSPDQTLSTTSNNYQITQLQPGTPYNCSVRTLIIVASISGPSQFIQCNTKPLPVTNLTASPVGTTEMRLSWFYQRNNKSSYLYNVSVNGERWKQTSNETTQISDLIPGNNYTFTVQAVVNGMISEPVAISAFTELGKASNISAVSTTQSIRVEWRPPAGTVSLYNVKILLNGIVLKTENRTNETTVVFSDLLPGTPYSVIVTSISGPIKQDSDSVLNATLPTPPGELRTERSTNSLSISWARPLNMSTVSHYFLLQYSNSTLISSSVNCSQNYSSLTGLSAGVPYSITVRTVGALGYLSSPQNLTAYTNPTAVSDVRVNGYTETSLTLSWQQRDVQQSGYSYMLAFTHPNGTFNQRTVNVTTVQLLSLQSASPYNISIFTQTADGTKSDPQFLTACTKPFPVSNVGKEVLNVSAVRLNWSRPQEYHNGISYRVLVSNCTANSRNLSTSSENITVQDLQPGTLCQFSVYSLACGFLGEPVNTSVLTKPSIAIPKLDNQGSNHSILVMWDHPVGGLDRYILNISSEGWSNYTVLNNTEHNHTFTQLKAATVYTVTLTTVNAAFRETSLPLNMATYPNRPGEIKDVLKSNHSVLFQWAEAQNMTAGSFNYNLTYWSSYNTSPYLTSNNTFLVDGLRSGTSYNVSVTTVGPMGFQSDSVTYHVTTKPNPVQNLQVNFKTTNAISLVWARVEGVPKYVVRVYSGKVESNMTSTHNSVTIVELLPSTLYNISVQSSTSDNTEGDAVWLQPCTDAAPVKEVTCMGPNLTFPMLTLSWSRPPGDTQTFEIKLFNFSKELEKNQTTNLNYNFYGLKYNTLYNATLLTQGCGKQSTVKEISCRTGFTKPVTPNMTAVSVTDTQYNKFTVSLAQDIFKDTYGPVIHYGVLVSSGTDGCRRTKLDQCLLNTYEDWKAERCNTFLAAVKNTAGSRSVQDQTIIIGDENEWNSYKNGELYAKGSYNFAVVTFTHLEINNSLVDVSNSYYSISDFRPITLPQNPAVILGAAAGSCVAAVLVVIIIWVVVCKLKPKKDVPTSVPIHSIRNKVSDPIKVEDYEAYYRRQRADSFCGFAEEFEDLRPVGINQPKTVALAPENKAKNRYNNVLPYDSSRVKLSVLSSPFDDYINASYMPGYTSKKEFIAAQGPLPCTVNDFWRLIWEKNVQTIVMLTKCNEQGRVKCEEYWPADVNHFNNLTVTTTSEIPLEDWTLRDFEVKNVKTAETRSVRHFHFTAWPDHGVPETTELLINFRHLVREHMDQYSRHSPTLVHCSAGVGRTGTFIAIDRLIFQIERDGLVDVYGIIHNLRMHRPLMVQTEDQYVFLNQCAMDIIKSRTGNNVDLIYQNTAALSIYENFEPLKKPKNGYHKA